In Castanea sativa cultivar Marrone di Chiusa Pesio chromosome 6, ASM4071231v1, a single window of DNA contains:
- the LOC142639067 gene encoding putative amino acid permease 7, whose translation MAVQHSFEVANCSYDDDGHPRRTGTLWSCVAHIITAVIGSGVLSLAWSTSQLGWIAGPVTLLCFAIVTYVSVYLISDCYRCPDSITGTRNYCYMDAVRVNLGRKHTWFCGLLQYLSLYGTCIAYVFTTASSMRAIQRSNCYHKEGHQAACEYGDTFYMLLFGLVQIVVSQIPDFHNMEWLSVVAALMSFTYSIIGFSLGFAKVVENGKIMGSITGVPASSLANKLWLVFQALGDIAFAYPYSIIVLEIQDTLKSPPPENKTMKRASMVAIFVTTFFYLCCGCFGYAAFGNDTPGNLLTGFGFYEPYWLIDFANACIVLHLVGGYQIFSQPIFAFAEGWFAKKFPNSGFVNNFYTFKLPLLPGCQLNLLRLCFRTAYVISTTGIAMLFPYFNSVLGLLGALNFWPLTIYFPVEMYFVQKKIGAWTRKWIVLRTFSFVCFLVTVVGFIGSVEGLISAKLS comes from the exons ATGGCTGTCCAACACTCTTTTGAAGTAGCTAATTGTTCCTATGATGACGATGGACATCCAAGAAGAACCG GAACCTTGTGGAGTTGCGTAGCTCATATCATTACTGCTGTTATTGGCTCTGGAGTTTTGTCTCTGGCATGGAGTACTTCACAGTTAGGATGGATAGCAGGGCCAGTTACCTTGCTTTGTTTTGCAATCGTCACCTATGTTTCTGTATACCTCATTTCCGATTGTTACAGGTGTCCTGACTCCATAACCGGGACACGAAACTACTGTTACATGGATGCTGTTAGAGTGAATCTTG GAAGAAAACACACGTGGTTTTGTGGTTTGCTTCAATATTTGAGCTTGTATGGGACCTGTATTGCTTATGTATTTACTACCGCTTCCAGTATGAG GGCAATTCAAAGATCAAACTGTTATCACAAAGAAGGTCACCAAGCTGCATGTGAATATGGGGATACTTTTTATATGCTGCTCTTTGGACTCGTTCAGATCGTTGTGTCACAGATTCCAGATTTCCATAACATGGAATGGCTTTCAGTTGTTGCTGCACTGATGTCCTTTACCTACTCTATTATAGGATTCTCACTTGGCTTTGCAAAAGTCGTAG AAAATGGGAAGATTATGGGGAGCATTACAGGAGTACCAGCTTCTAGTCTTGCTAATAAATTATGGTTAGTCTTCCAAGCACTTGGGGACATTGCTTTTGCCTATCCATACTCAATTATTGTTCTTGAGATCCAG GACACTTTGAAGTCTCCTCCTCCAGAAAACAAGACCATGAAGAGGGCCTCAATGGTTGCCATCTTTGTCACAACCTTTTTCTACCTCTGCTGTGGATGCTTTGGATATGCAGCCTTTGGAAATGATACACCAGGAAATCTATTGACAGGATTTGGTTTCTATGAACCTTATTGGCTCATTGATTTTGCCAATGCTTGCATTGTTCTTCATTTGGTAGGAGGATATCAG ATTTTTAGTCAGCCAATCTTTGCATTTGCTGAAGGATGGTTTGCCAAGAAATTCCCAAACAGTGGCTTTGTAAATAATTTCTACACCTTCAAACTCCCACTGTTGCCGGGTTGTCAGTTGAATCTTCTCAGGCTATGTTTCCGAACTGCATACGTTATATCGACCACAGGAATTGCAATGCTCTTCCCTTATTTCAATTCAGTCTTGGGACTGTTAGGGGCCTTGAATTTTTGGCCTTTGACTATATACTTCCCTGTGGAAATGTACTTTGTACAAAAGAAAATAGGGGCTTGGACTAGAAAATGGATTGTACTTAGGACATTCAgctttgtttgctttcttgtgACAGTTGTAGGTTTTATTGGGTCAGTTGAAGGACTTATAAGTGCCAAACTGAGCTGA
- the LOC142641340 gene encoding putative amino acid permease 7 — protein MAVRHSFEVANGSCDDDGHPRRTGTLWSCVAHIITAVIGAGVLSLAWSTSQLGWIAGPVTLLCFAIVTYVSAFLLSDCYRCPDSITGTRNYSYMDAVRVNLGRKHTWFCGLLQYLSMYGTGIAYVITTATCMRAIQRSNCYHKEGHQAPCAYGVTFYMLLFGLIQIVMSQIPDFHNMEWLSVVAAIMSFTYSFIGFSLGFAKVIENGKIMGSITGVPASSLANKIWLVFQALGDIAFAYPYSIIVIEIQDTLKSPPPENKTMKRASMVATFVTTFFYLCCGCFGYAAFGNDTPGNLLTGFGFYEPYWLIDFANACIVLHLVGGYQIYSQPVFAFVEGWFAKKFPNSGFVHNFYNFKLPLLPGFQLNLLRLCFRTAYVVSTTGIAMLFPYFNSVLGLLGAVTFWPLAIFFPVEMYFVQKKVGAWTKKWIVLRTFSFVCFLVTVVGCIGSLEGLTSAKLS, from the exons ATGGCTGTTCGACACTCTTTTGAAGTAGCTAATGGTTCCTGTGATGACGATGGGCATCCGAGAAGAACTG GAACCTTGTGGAGTTGTGTAGCGCATATCATTACTGCTGTTATTGGCGCTGGAGTTTTGTCTCTGGCATGGAGTACTTCACAGTTAGGATGGATAGCAGGGCCAGTTACCTTGCTTTGTTTTGCAATTGTCACCTATGTTTCTGCATTCCTCCTTTCCGATTGTTACAGGTGTCCTGACTCCATAACAGGAACACGAAACTACTCTTACATGGATGCTGTTAGAGTGAATCTTG GAAGAAAACACACGTGGTTTTGTGGTTTGCTTCAATATTTGAGCATGTATGGGACTGGTATTGCTTATGTAATTACTACAGCTACCTGTATGAG GGCAATCCAGAGATCAAACTGTTATCATAAAGAAGGGCACCAAGCTCCATGTGCATATGGGGTTACCTTTTATATGCTGCTCTTTGGACTTATTCAGATCGTTATGTCACAGATTCCAGATTTCCATAACATGGAATGGCTTTCTGTGGTTGCTGCAATTATGTCTTTTACCTACTCTTTTATCGGATTCTCACTTGGCTTTGCAAAAGTAATAG AAAATGGGAAGATTATGGGGAGCATTACAGGAGTCCCAGCTTCCAGTCTTGCTAATAAAATATGGTTAGTCTTCCAAGCACTTGGGGACATTGCTTTTGCCTATCCATACTCAATTATTGTTATTGAGATCCAG gACACTTTGAAGTCTCCTCCTCCAGAAAACAAGACCATGAAGAGGGCCTCAATGGTTGCCACCTTTGTCACAACCTTTTTCTACCTTTGCTGTGGATGCTTTGGATATGCAGCCTTTGGAAATGATACACCAGGAAACCTATTGACAGGATTTGGTTTCTATGAACCTTATTGGCTCATTGATTTTGCTAATGCTTGCATTGTTCTTCATTTGGTAGGAGGATATCAG ATTTATAGTCAGCCAGTCTTTGCATTTGTTGAAGGATGGTTTGCCAAGAAATTCCCAAACAGTGGCTTTGTACATAATTTCTACAACTTCAAACTCCCACTGTTGCCAGGCTTTCAGTTAAATCTTCTCAGGCTATGTTTCCGAACTGCATATGTTGTATCAACCACAGGAATTGCGATGCTCTTCCCGTACTTCAATTCAGTCTTGGGACTGTTAGGGGCCGTGACCTTTTGGCCTTTGGCTATATTTTTCCCTGTGGAAATGTACTTTGTACAAAAGAAAGTAGGGGCTTGGACAAAAAAATGGATTGTACTTAGGACATTTAgctttgtttgctttcttgtgACAGTTGTCGGTTGTATTGGGTCACTTGAAGGACTTACAAGTGCCAAACTGAGCTGA